In Labrus bergylta chromosome 11, fLabBer1.1, whole genome shotgun sequence, one genomic interval encodes:
- the kctd14 gene encoding BTB/POZ domain-containing protein KCTD14, whose protein sequence is MSLPDYKSAPKQPSTPHSAVVQLNVGGHLFVTTVGTLKKHPESKLAELFSGNPKPRTDTQGRYFIDRDGAHFGAILEFLRSDRLPAESIQEVHKEAVYYNIKPLSKRLEETPRLFGELVARQQFLSRVPHYKENIEVLIRIARAEAIAARQSTILICVMRTEEDFGLYDNALKSLDADKESVVTFGPWKATPSVKDLLDCVKMDIESQGYSVSVRPNVEQKGFMSKSYDFFYRVTFTWW, encoded by the exons ATGAGTCTACCGGACTACAAGTCGGCTCCAAAACAGCCTTCAACCCCA cactCTGCAGTCGTGCAGCTGAACGTCGGGGGTCATCTGTTCGTCACCACCGTGGGCACGCTCAAGAAACACCCCGAGTCCAAGCTGGCCGAGCTGTTCAGCGGAAACCCCAAACCACGCACCGACACACAGGGACGCTACTTCATCGACCGCGATGGAGCGCACTTTGGAGCCATCCTGGAGTTCCTGAGATCAGACCGTCTGCCCGCTGAGAGCATCCAGGAG gtgCACAAAGAGGCCGTGTACTACAACATCAAGCCGCTGAGCAAACGGCTGGAGGAAACTCCTCGGCTGTTTGGCGAGCTGGTGGCAAGGCAGCAGTTCCTCTCCAGAGTCCCACACTACAAAGAAAACATCGAG GTGCTGATCCGCATCGCCCGAGCCGAGGCCATCGCCGCCCGCCAGTCCACCATCCTGATCTGCGTGATGCGGACGGAGGAGGACTTTGGTCTCTATGACAACGCCCTCAAGAGCCTGGATGCGGACAAGGAGTCGGTGGTGACGTTCGGACCGTGGAAGGCCACGCCGTCCGTCAAGGACCTGCTGGACTGCGTGAAGATGGACATCGAGAGTCAGGGCTACAGCGTGAGCGTCCGGCCTAACGTCGAGCAGAAGGGCTTCATGTCCAAGAGCTACGACTTCTTCTACAGAGTCACCTTCACCTGGTGGTGA
- the LOC110001231 gene encoding uncharacterized protein — protein MTRERNPERLLLLVSLFLTGVRCEKESLFVYGTAGDQALLPCTNLITSDCSRISWTFFFKGDGVRYTTEVDQGKVRADSDKVDRMSLSPNCSLVLRDLKTKDAGSYVCLQDGNGITDIYFSVLTITSVSTVTDLQRGGNLSLSCVLFTFFDAGSCKSYSNVFDLSWTTVDDTELLRDSRYTLTSHNRCNATLAVTNLQREDNNRKLRCQINTTRNHQALFLDFTSTFLFGDSSPSPSPSVIPVAVSDCSVPLPVSRIVLCVALPVMVIMVGFFTWRADKKRAEASTAGIELQEFR, from the exons atgacgagagagagaaaccCTGAGAGACTTCTGCTGCTCGTCAGCCTCTTCCTTACAG gtgtCCGgtgtgaaaaggagtctctgtttGTGTACGGCACGGCCGGAGATCAAGCTCTGTTGCCGTGCACCAACCTGATCACCTCGGACTGCTCCAGAATCTCCTGGACCTTCTTCTTCAAAGGCGATGGCGTGCGGTACACCACGGAGGTCGACCAGGGGAAGGTGCGGGCGGACTCGGACAAGGTCGACCGCATGTCCCTCTCGCCCAACTGCTCGCTCGTCCTGCGGGACCTGAAGACCAAGGACGCCGGCTCCTACGTCTGCCTGCAGGACGGGAACGGCATCACTGACATCTACTTCTCCGTCCTCACCATCACGTCGGTCTCCACCGTCACGGACCTGCAGCGTGGAGGAAACCTCAGCTTGAGCTGCGTGCTGTTCACTTTCTTTGACGCGGGGAGCTGCAAGTCGTACTCCAACGTGTTCGACCTCAGCTGGACGACTGTGGACGACACTGAGCTGCTCCGAGACTCCAG GTACACGCTGACGAGCCACAATCGCTGCAACGCCACTCTGGCGGTCACAAACCTTCAGAGAGaagacaacaacaggaagttgAGGTGTCAGATTAACACCACACGAAACCACCAAGCCTTGTTTCTGGACTTCACGTCCACATTCTTGTTTGGAgattcttctccttctccttctccttctgtgATTCCTGTAGCCGTCAGCGATTGTTCAGTGCCGCTGCCCGTCAGCCGCATAGTGCTCTGTGTGGCTCTGCCCGTCATGGTGATCATGGTGGGATTCTTCACATGGAGGGCGGACAAAAAGAGGGCCGAGGCATCGACAGCTGGCATCGAGCTTCAGGAGTTCAGATGA